The Thermithiobacillus plumbiphilus genome includes a region encoding these proteins:
- a CDS encoding DUF1858 domain-containing protein, whose product MQENIEPSLRIMELLASHPELREVLHRNGAFCDECVAANFDTVQQAAIMHGLDVQELIAQLRAAKSS is encoded by the coding sequence ATGCAAGAGAATATCGAACCCAGTCTGCGCATCATGGAACTGCTTGCCAGTCATCCCGAGCTGCGCGAGGTCCTGCACCGCAATGGCGCGTTCTGTGATGAATGCGTGGCCGCGAACTTCGATACGGTGCAACAGGCGGCGATCATGCATGGTCTTGATGTGCAGGAATTGATCGCGCAGCTGCGGGCCGCGAAGTCCTCCTGA
- a CDS encoding mechanosensitive ion channel family protein — protein MSTSALSQPGWLSDAITIINYPLFQFGGVVIRPYGLLQFLLILFLGYWLSRAVRHAVTRLAADGTRFDPSAAYTLSRILHYAIVAIAIVVALSSLGVNLSHLAFLGGAVGVGLGFGLKNIFSNFISGIILLFEKTLKVGDFIELSSGTRGLVKEINVRFTRVTTNDGVDILVPNSDFINGQVVNWSFDELTRRIHIPFGVAYGSDRELVRRVVSEAAARLPGTDLHDRRAPQVWLVGFGDSALNFELVVWVDRQRMVSPGATQAAYTWAIAEALDQHGIEIPFPQRDLHIRSGLADLEHRRAEIPLPEQRLATK, from the coding sequence ATGAGCACATCCGCCCTCTCGCAGCCCGGCTGGCTGAGTGATGCCATCACCATCATCAATTATCCCCTGTTCCAGTTTGGCGGGGTGGTCATTCGCCCTTACGGCCTGTTGCAGTTCCTGCTCATCCTCTTTCTGGGTTACTGGCTGTCACGGGCCGTGCGTCATGCCGTCACGCGGCTGGCCGCCGATGGCACCCGCTTCGATCCGAGCGCTGCCTATACCCTGTCGCGCATCCTGCATTATGCGATCGTCGCGATTGCCATCGTGGTTGCGCTTTCAAGTCTCGGCGTCAACCTGAGTCATCTGGCCTTTCTCGGTGGCGCGGTAGGTGTGGGTCTGGGCTTCGGGCTAAAGAACATCTTCAGCAACTTCATCTCGGGCATCATCCTGCTGTTCGAAAAGACCCTGAAGGTGGGCGACTTCATCGAGCTTTCCAGTGGCACGCGCGGACTGGTGAAGGAGATCAACGTGCGTTTCACCCGGGTGACCACCAATGATGGCGTGGACATCCTGGTGCCGAACTCGGATTTCATCAACGGTCAGGTGGTGAACTGGAGCTTCGATGAGCTGACCCGGCGCATTCACATCCCCTTCGGGGTTGCCTACGGCAGTGATCGGGAACTGGTGCGCCGGGTGGTCAGCGAGGCCGCGGCCCGCCTGCCCGGCACGGATCTGCATGATCGGCGTGCGCCGCAGGTCTGGCTGGTGGGCTTTGGCGACAGCGCCCTGAATTTCGAGCTGGTGGTCTGGGTGGATCGCCAGCGCATGGTCAGCCCCGGCGCCACCCAGGCCGCTTATACCTGGGCCATCGCCGAGGCCCTCGACCAGCACGGCATCGAGATCCCCTTTCCGCAGCGCGATCTGCACATCCGCTCCGGGCTGGCTGATCTCGAGCACAGGCGTGCCGAAATCCCGCTGCCGGAGCAGCGGCTGGCGACCAAATAG
- a CDS encoding MHYT domain-containing protein, giving the protein MIHSSTNIAIHASYDLTLVMLSIVVAIGAAYAALELAGRVAVTQGRLRLVWLLGGATAMGIGIWSMHFIGMMAFQMPMPMHYDFGTTALSMIIAIIASGVALFISSRNTLGAAPLLAGGLFMGIGIAAMHYVGMAAMRMPAVLHYDPWLFAASILIAITASIAALWLAFRLKGESLAYWSWKKIGSATGMGIAIAGMHYTGMQAAIFAPLGDSSEALARGMSINRLGAAALGFGVLLMLAITLISVYKEFLQRERERRQERLLQETREFRDKVMQSVSNAIFALDLQGRLTLANHRAADMTGQALETLIGQRFSSLFKDTSRSEIDASFARVASQGEEIRDIEIELPDASGEIRTASISMAPLLEGGRVIGVVSTVEDISERKLAEDAIRQLNVTLEQRVAERTLELSAINTRLETLNRELETFSYSVSHDLRAPLRAIHGFSQALLADSQGNLSHESQQHLSRILSASQRMGVLIDDLLALAQITRSEIHRKSLNISAIVHRVAENLQAQQPERRVEFVVQPRIIACGDARLLEIVLENLLGNAWKFTRHQANARIEFGVREECIYFVRDNGAGFDMNYADKLFTPFQRLHSSKEFEGTGIGLATVGRIITRHDGRIWAEGKPGEGATFYFTLGPAPGDQNL; this is encoded by the coding sequence TTGATCCATAGCAGCACCAACATCGCCATCCATGCCAGTTATGACCTGACCCTGGTCATGCTGTCGATCGTAGTCGCCATCGGGGCGGCCTACGCCGCGCTCGAACTGGCCGGCCGGGTCGCAGTGACGCAGGGCCGGCTGCGCCTGGTCTGGCTGCTGGGTGGGGCCACGGCCATGGGCATCGGCATCTGGTCGATGCATTTCATTGGCATGATGGCGTTTCAGATGCCGATGCCGATGCACTATGATTTCGGCACGACCGCGCTATCGATGATCATCGCCATCATCGCCTCTGGCGTGGCCCTGTTCATCAGCAGCCGCAACACGCTGGGTGCAGCCCCCTTGCTGGCCGGCGGGCTATTCATGGGAATCGGCATTGCCGCGATGCATTATGTCGGCATGGCAGCCATGCGCATGCCTGCGGTGCTCCACTATGATCCCTGGCTGTTTGCCGCGTCCATCCTGATCGCCATCACGGCATCCATTGCTGCGCTGTGGCTGGCCTTCAGGCTCAAGGGAGAAAGCCTGGCCTACTGGAGTTGGAAGAAGATCGGCAGCGCCACTGGCATGGGCATCGCCATCGCAGGCATGCATTATACCGGCATGCAGGCGGCCATTTTCGCCCCCCTGGGCGATTCCAGCGAGGCCCTTGCAAGGGGCATGAGCATCAACAGGCTCGGCGCGGCCGCACTTGGCTTCGGCGTGCTGCTGATGCTCGCGATCACGCTCATCAGCGTGTACAAGGAATTTCTGCAGCGCGAGCGGGAACGCCGTCAGGAACGCCTGTTGCAGGAAACCCGCGAGTTTCGCGACAAGGTCATGCAGAGCGTCAGCAACGCCATCTTCGCCCTGGATCTGCAGGGCCGCCTCACCCTCGCCAACCATCGTGCCGCCGACATGACCGGCCAAGCGCTTGAAACTTTGATCGGCCAGCGCTTTTCCAGTTTGTTCAAGGATACCAGCCGCAGCGAGATCGACGCGAGTTTCGCGCGAGTGGCAAGCCAGGGTGAAGAGATACGCGACATTGAAATCGAACTGCCCGACGCCTCGGGCGAGATCAGGACCGCCAGCATCAGCATGGCGCCCCTGCTCGAAGGCGGGCGGGTCATCGGCGTGGTGAGCACGGTTGAGGACATCAGTGAGCGCAAGCTGGCGGAAGATGCCATCCGGCAACTGAATGTAACACTGGAGCAACGAGTTGCGGAACGCACCCTGGAGTTGAGCGCCATCAATACCCGGCTTGAGACTTTGAATCGGGAACTGGAAACCTTCAGCTATTCCGTCTCCCATGATCTGCGGGCGCCATTGCGGGCAATTCATGGCTTCAGCCAGGCCCTGCTGGCAGATAGCCAGGGCAATCTGAGTCATGAAAGCCAGCAGCATCTGTCAAGAATACTGAGCGCCAGCCAGCGCATGGGCGTCCTGATCGATGATCTGCTCGCTCTGGCCCAGATCACCCGCAGCGAAATCCATCGGAAATCGCTGAACATCAGCGCCATCGTGCATCGGGTTGCCGAGAACCTGCAGGCGCAGCAGCCAGAGCGCCGGGTAGAGTTCGTTGTCCAGCCCCGTATCATTGCCTGTGGGGATGCGCGACTGCTTGAAATCGTGCTGGAGAACCTGCTGGGCAATGCCTGGAAATTCACCCGGCACCAGGCGAACGCGCGGATCGAATTCGGGGTGCGGGAAGAGTGCATCTACTTCGTGCGCGATAACGGGGCCGGATTCGACATGAACTATGCCGACAAGCTGTTCACGCCCTTCCAGCGTCTGCACAGCAGCAAGGAATTCGAAGGCACCGGCATCGGTCTGGCTACCGTCGGGCGCATCATCACGCGCCACGATGGCCGCATCTGGGCCGAGGGGAAGCCGGGAGAGGGCGCGACCTTCTATTTCACGCTCGGACCTGCACCGGGTGATCAGAACCTGTAG
- a CDS encoding ATP-binding protein, protein MTIDNAAKLSAILAIQQEIAEAPLDPEMLMSLIVERTRALTGAESAVIEVVEGDNLRYHCVSGILTPFRDLRLAIGNSLSGLALRGKGLLRCDDAETDPRVDQETRRKTGVRSMLVMPLCHGDNCHSVVKVLSTRTHAFTTEDELALQMLAGLLGAALQHARDFQALEKITVEHERARRFLEAFMEQAAEGIVACDAEGQLILFSEGIRQSHGRDIAPILPDGWASYYGLYQPDGLTPMRKEEVPLYRAFCGESFRGVEMMIYTPEGQQRTVVTQGQPIHGPEGERLGALVLMHDITEIRQAEQDLRQANAALRQRKAELTALNQSLESFSYSVSHDLRAPLRALDGFARILEEDYGDRLDAEGQKHLERIRGASQHMAALIDALLELSRLDRQQLRIQKIDLGQISRTISMRLRQSDPAREVVFDIPEKLPAEADPGLLERVLENLIGNAWKFSAGKCPARISIGSESQGEEIVYFVRDNGAGFDMNYAHKLFQVFQRLHSSREFEGIGIGLNIVKRSIERHGGRIWAEGKPSEGATFRFTLQRSMV, encoded by the coding sequence ATGACCATCGACAATGCCGCCAAACTCTCGGCCATCCTCGCCATACAGCAGGAAATCGCCGAGGCCCCGCTCGATCCCGAAATGCTGATGAGTCTCATCGTGGAGCGCACCCGCGCGCTTACGGGGGCCGAGAGCGCGGTGATCGAAGTGGTCGAGGGTGACAATCTGCGTTACCACTGCGTCTCCGGCATCTTGACTCCATTCCGGGATCTGCGGCTGGCCATTGGAAACAGTCTGTCTGGCCTGGCATTAAGGGGCAAGGGATTGCTGCGCTGTGATGACGCCGAGACCGACCCGCGCGTGGACCAGGAAACCCGCCGAAAAACCGGGGTACGCTCGATGCTGGTGATGCCACTGTGCCATGGTGACAACTGCCATAGTGTCGTGAAAGTGCTGTCCACTCGGACCCATGCCTTCACAACCGAAGATGAACTGGCCCTGCAGATGCTCGCCGGTCTGCTCGGCGCGGCCCTGCAGCATGCCCGGGACTTTCAGGCGCTGGAGAAGATCACGGTCGAACACGAACGTGCGCGGCGATTTCTGGAAGCCTTCATGGAACAGGCCGCTGAGGGTATCGTCGCCTGCGATGCCGAAGGCCAACTCATCCTCTTCAGCGAGGGAATCCGCCAGTCTCATGGCCGTGACATTGCCCCCATCCTGCCGGATGGCTGGGCCAGCTACTATGGCCTGTATCAGCCAGATGGCCTGACCCCGATGCGCAAGGAAGAAGTGCCCCTCTATCGCGCCTTTTGCGGAGAAAGCTTCCGGGGCGTGGAAATGATGATTTACACGCCCGAGGGTCAGCAGCGAACCGTGGTAACGCAAGGCCAGCCCATTCACGGCCCCGAGGGAGAAAGGCTCGGCGCCCTGGTGCTCATGCACGACATCACCGAGATCCGCCAGGCCGAGCAGGACCTGCGTCAGGCGAATGCCGCCCTGCGCCAGCGCAAGGCCGAGTTGACCGCGCTGAATCAATCGCTGGAATCCTTCAGCTACTCGGTCTCCCATGATCTGCGCGCGCCGCTGCGCGCGCTCGATGGCTTCGCCCGCATCCTCGAAGAGGACTACGGCGACAGGCTCGATGCCGAGGGCCAGAAGCACCTGGAACGCATCCGCGGGGCAAGCCAGCACATGGCTGCGCTCATCGACGCCCTGCTGGAACTGAGCCGGCTGGACCGCCAGCAGTTGCGGATTCAAAAGATCGATCTTGGCCAGATCTCCAGAACGATCAGCATGCGCCTGCGCCAGAGCGATCCGGCGCGCGAGGTCGTCTTCGACATCCCGGAAAAGCTGCCGGCAGAAGCGGATCCCGGGCTGCTCGAGCGGGTACTGGAAAACCTCATCGGCAACGCCTGGAAATTCAGTGCGGGGAAGTGTCCGGCACGGATCAGCATCGGTTCGGAAAGCCAGGGTGAGGAAATCGTCTATTTCGTGCGTGATAACGGTGCGGGCTTTGACATGAATTACGCGCATAAACTCTTTCAGGTGTTTCAGCGCCTGCACAGCAGCAGGGAGTTCGAGGGCATCGGCATCGGATTGAACATCGTCAAGCGCAGCATCGAGCGCCATGGCGGACGGATCTGGGCCGAGGGCAAACCCAGCGAGGGCGCAACCTTTCGATTCACGCTGCAACGGTCAATGGTCTGA
- a CDS encoding CopD family protein, with the protein MLYGILKFLHVAAMLTWVGGMFFAYMVLRPAAAELLQAPDRLRLWRGVFGRFFPWVWATVALILVSGFGMIFDTGDMSTAPIYVHLMLGLGLVMMLIFAHVFFAPYRRLKRQVEAQNWADAGKALGQIRMLVGINTLIGFVVVFIATHKLLF; encoded by the coding sequence ATGCTCTATGGCATCCTGAAATTCCTGCACGTCGCCGCCATGCTCACCTGGGTCGGCGGGATGTTCTTTGCCTACATGGTTCTAAGGCCGGCGGCCGCGGAACTGTTGCAGGCGCCAGACCGGCTGCGGCTCTGGCGCGGGGTGTTCGGGCGTTTCTTTCCCTGGGTCTGGGCGACGGTGGCGCTGATCCTCGTCAGTGGATTCGGCATGATCTTCGATACCGGCGACATGAGCACCGCGCCTATCTATGTCCACCTCATGCTGGGTCTTGGGCTGGTAATGATGCTGATCTTCGCGCACGTCTTCTTTGCGCCCTACCGCCGCCTCAAGCGCCAAGTCGAGGCCCAGAACTGGGCGGATGCCGGCAAGGCCCTGGGACAGATCCGCATGCTGGTGGGTATCAACACCCTGATCGGCTTCGTCGTGGTCTTCATCGCCACCCACAAGCTGCTTTTCTGA
- a CDS encoding chorismate--pyruvate lyase family protein gives MRGWLGVSGSFTEALRRHCQGAIRAQILRQAHVRPRPDEARLLRLGPGEQALLRESLLYCSHCPTPWIHARTLIPLRHLRGTLKPLARWGSRPIGDLLFRSPCQARRLRLDILRLAGTPATAGRLWARRSLYQSCDQRLLVQEILLPALLPFRE, from the coding sequence TTGCGCGGCTGGCTGGGGGTGTCGGGTTCCTTCACCGAGGCCCTGCGTCGGCATTGCCAGGGTGCGATCCGGGCACAGATCCTGCGCCAGGCCCATGTCCGACCCCGCCCCGACGAGGCCCGGCTGCTGCGTCTGGGTCCGGGCGAGCAGGCCCTGCTGCGTGAAAGCCTGCTGTACTGCAGCCACTGCCCGACGCCCTGGATCCACGCCCGCACCCTGATCCCGCTGCGCCACCTGCGCGGCACCCTCAAGCCCCTGGCACGCTGGGGCAGCCGACCCATTGGCGACCTGCTGTTTCGCAGCCCCTGCCAGGCCCGGCGCCTGCGGCTCGACATCCTGCGGCTGGCGGGGACGCCGGCAACTGCGGGACGTCTCTGGGCCCGGCGCTCGCTCTATCAAAGCTGTGATCAGCGCCTGCTGGTGCAGGAAATCCTGCTGCCGGCCCTCCTCCCTTTCCGTGAATGA
- a CDS encoding RidA family protein, whose protein sequence is MSREAVHSEQAPAAIGTYSQAMIQGGLLWLSGQIPLDPHSGQLVEGDFETQLRRVLDNLQAVCQAAGTELGRAVKLNVYLTDLGNFATVNQVMEGYFDRPYPARAAVQVSALPRGAVVEIDGVVAL, encoded by the coding sequence ATGTCCAGAGAAGCCGTTCATAGCGAGCAAGCCCCGGCCGCGATCGGTACCTACAGCCAGGCCATGATCCAGGGGGGACTGCTCTGGCTCTCCGGCCAGATCCCGCTGGATCCGCACAGTGGCCAACTGGTGGAAGGCGACTTCGAAACCCAGCTCAGACGGGTGCTCGACAATCTGCAGGCGGTCTGCCAGGCCGCTGGCACCGAGCTTGGGCGGGCCGTGAAGCTCAACGTCTACCTGACGGATCTCGGCAACTTCGCCACCGTCAACCAGGTCATGGAAGGCTACTTCGACCGGCCCTACCCGGCGCGGGCCGCCGTGCAGGTGTCGGCCCTGCCCAGAGGTGCCGTGGTGGAAATCGACGGAGTCGTGGCGCTTTGA
- the recG gene encoding ATP-dependent DNA helicase RecG, whose product MPGIDPQAPVSTLKGIGPAALLRLGNLGIARVQDLLFHLPLRYQDRRRILPIGSLQPEQEVAVRGQIELAEVVPGKRNMLVVRISDNTGFLSLRFFHFHPGLKAQLRRGLAIWCFGEVRRAFNGLEMIHPEWQVAASPIALNTPTHLTPFYPATEGLNQAQLRRWIGEALDNLSALPDLLPEPLRQGLPDLHTALRTIHQPQGEPPDPFHPAHRRLAFEELLAHRLALQLLRSRRVIEEAPVLAGAGRLWEDLLAQLPFQPTGAQQRVIAEIRADMARATPMQRLLQGDVGAGKTLVAVAASLYAIEAGYQVALMAPTEILAEQHRESFARWLAPLGIDSGWLAQKQGSAERRETLARLASGEIRMVVGTHALFQEEVRFQRLGLVIIDEQHRFGVDQRMQLRGKGENPHLLVMTATPIPRTLAMTLHADLDLSVLDELPPGRSPIDSVVISDQRREEVIERVRHAVLTGRQVYWVCPLIDESEALQLQAAEQSYVELSEALPELRVGLVHGRLKGAEKSAVMEAFKAGEIQLLVATTVIEVGVDVPNASLMIIENAERLGLSQLHQLRGRVGRGSAKSACVLMYHPPLSQKGRDRLAIMRESQDGFVIARKDLELRGPGEFLGVRQTGLANLRIADLSRDEDLLDQVAESAAALRQTSPALCHALVDRWLAGRLDYGDIA is encoded by the coding sequence TTGCCCGGCATCGATCCCCAGGCGCCAGTCAGCACCCTCAAGGGCATCGGCCCGGCGGCCTTGCTGCGCCTTGGCAATCTGGGGATTGCGCGGGTCCAGGATCTGCTGTTCCATCTGCCGCTGCGTTATCAGGACCGGCGCCGCATCCTGCCCATCGGCAGCCTGCAACCCGAACAGGAAGTGGCGGTACGCGGCCAGATCGAGCTGGCGGAAGTGGTGCCCGGCAAGCGCAATATGCTGGTGGTGCGCATCAGCGACAACACCGGCTTCCTGTCGCTGCGCTTTTTTCACTTTCACCCGGGCCTCAAGGCGCAATTGCGCCGGGGACTGGCCATCTGGTGCTTTGGCGAGGTGCGCCGGGCCTTCAATGGCCTGGAGATGATACACCCCGAGTGGCAGGTGGCGGCCAGCCCCATCGCTCTGAACACCCCCACCCATCTGACCCCTTTTTATCCGGCCACCGAGGGCCTGAACCAGGCGCAACTACGCCGCTGGATCGGCGAGGCCCTGGACAATCTGAGCGCGCTGCCAGACCTCCTGCCCGAGCCGCTACGCCAGGGGCTGCCGGATCTGCATACCGCCCTGCGCACCATTCATCAGCCTCAGGGCGAGCCGCCCGATCCCTTCCACCCGGCCCACCGGCGCCTGGCCTTCGAGGAGTTGCTGGCGCACAGGCTGGCCCTGCAACTGCTGCGCAGCCGGCGGGTCATCGAGGAGGCCCCGGTGCTGGCCGGCGCGGGCCGGCTCTGGGAAGACCTGCTGGCGCAACTGCCCTTCCAGCCCACTGGCGCGCAACAGCGGGTGATCGCCGAGATCCGCGCCGACATGGCGCGCGCCACGCCGATGCAGCGCCTGCTACAGGGCGATGTCGGCGCCGGCAAGACCCTGGTGGCGGTGGCGGCCAGCCTCTATGCCATCGAGGCCGGCTATCAGGTCGCGCTCATGGCGCCCACCGAGATCCTGGCCGAGCAGCACCGCGAGAGTTTCGCCCGCTGGCTGGCGCCACTGGGGATTGACAGCGGCTGGCTGGCGCAGAAGCAGGGCAGTGCCGAACGGCGCGAGACCCTGGCGCGACTGGCCAGCGGCGAGATTCGCATGGTGGTGGGCACCCATGCGCTCTTTCAGGAAGAGGTCCGCTTCCAGCGCCTGGGCCTGGTGATCATTGACGAGCAGCACCGCTTTGGGGTAGATCAACGGATGCAGTTGCGCGGCAAGGGCGAGAACCCGCACCTGCTGGTCATGACCGCCACGCCCATCCCGCGCACCCTGGCCATGACCCTGCATGCCGACCTCGATCTCAGCGTGCTTGATGAACTGCCGCCGGGGCGCAGCCCCATCGACAGCGTGGTCATCAGCGATCAGCGCCGCGAGGAAGTGATCGAGCGGGTGCGCCACGCGGTGCTGACCGGCCGGCAGGTCTACTGGGTCTGCCCGCTCATCGATGAATCCGAGGCCCTGCAGTTGCAGGCCGCCGAGCAGAGCTATGTCGAACTCAGCGAGGCCCTGCCGGAACTGCGGGTGGGCCTGGTGCATGGACGGCTCAAGGGTGCGGAAAAGAGCGCGGTGATGGAGGCCTTCAAGGCCGGCGAGATCCAGTTGCTGGTAGCCACCACGGTGATCGAGGTCGGGGTGGACGTGCCCAATGCCTCGCTGATGATCATCGAAAACGCCGAGCGCCTGGGCCTGTCGCAATTGCACCAGTTGCGCGGCCGGGTCGGGCGGGGCAGCGCCAAGAGTGCCTGCGTGCTGATGTATCACCCGCCGCTGTCACAAAAGGGCCGCGATCGGCTGGCCATCATGCGCGAGAGCCAGGATGGCTTCGTGATCGCCCGCAAGGACCTCGAACTGCGTGGACCCGGCGAGTTTCTCGGCGTGCGCCAGACGGGCCTAGCCAACCTGCGCATCGCTGATCTCAGTCGCGATGAAGACCTGCTCGACCAGGTGGCCGAGTCGGCCGCGGCCCTGCGCCAGACTTCGCCTGCGCTTTGCCATGCCCTGGTGGATCGCTGGCTGGCCGGGCGACTGGACTACGGCGACATCGCCTGA